The Spirochaetota bacterium genome includes a region encoding these proteins:
- a CDS encoding OmpA family protein, which translates to MKIRFIIIAILLLRSVTQVFAASDGTALMLLGGSASMFGRADTGVAYLGSDTFLLNPAAIAKEERFIGSFNYGNLLFDYYNPSVVAGFPTSYGVIGGAFRMISGSDTLNGYQFVLGGAKEFTRRLSMGASLSFLLGNGPNSGAYFTGITLGSLYQTAINADIGKGFGVYSPIIGIALNAGLPMGSDSDFADLNQVTLGFTLPLYKRNDIEVSLLNDYSFVQYDEIAVKVGAEGMYKNTYIVRLGFMAPGPYEYADFTAGAGYRLTGQEYQAEFNYALVHYKKTDFVHYVGTQVRYGRLDKEPPQTAVKASQRYISPNTDGVQDFVLFNLSVSDASKIGGWRLQIKNEAGTVVKEFRVSDRDVEESLTVKSFIQKIWTPKESAMVPETIFWDGTDTNANVLPDGDYVYAFMAWDERDNISPEVTGVITIDNTPPVVELAVEDRFFSPNSDGRKDTLKIVQTIKTQGNDVWQASFIDKEGKPVKKYSWQGAEIPKTLVWDGKDDAGNDVPEGLYIYQIQCTDNAGNKAQAPIREISLTRQYQTVDISASLEYFSYALHNTMVFTPIVSDTKDLVKWQLSVTNEKDKPVYQAQGQSVPKTITWDCKTDKGEKLNDGIYRYRFSAEYLSGNNPQSFVKTFTIDSTPPEVNLSYEPDLFSPDGDGENDILTITPSLNDNVGVRSWELIIYAPAGYVFKTFKGTEVPAELKWDGIGVNNELVESAADYFMELSATDITGNFAKTKRIKLPIDVLVMVTERGLKIRISNIEFAFDSAKLTGKAFPILNRVAEILNKYEKYNVLIEGHTDDIGEEQYNLKLSEARAQSVMDYLIKKGIDKKRLSSRGMGETSPFLPNTSVENRRRNRRVEFLLVKPEDEQVK; encoded by the coding sequence TTGGCTCTGACACCTTCTTACTAAACCCGGCAGCTATTGCAAAAGAAGAGCGTTTTATTGGATCATTCAACTATGGCAATCTTCTTTTTGATTACTACAACCCATCAGTGGTTGCAGGATTCCCCACCTCATATGGTGTTATTGGTGGCGCATTCAGGATGATTTCTGGCTCTGACACCCTCAATGGCTATCAGTTTGTGCTGGGTGGTGCCAAAGAATTTACACGGCGTCTTTCAATGGGTGCATCGCTATCATTTCTTTTGGGAAATGGCCCAAACTCAGGTGCATATTTTACAGGTATCACTCTTGGCAGCTTGTATCAAACTGCAATTAATGCTGATATTGGTAAAGGTTTTGGTGTGTATTCCCCAATCATTGGCATTGCTCTTAATGCAGGATTACCCATGGGAAGTGACAGTGATTTTGCCGACTTGAATCAGGTAACGTTAGGCTTTACGCTCCCACTGTATAAAAGAAATGACATTGAGGTGAGCCTGCTTAATGACTATTCGTTTGTACAATATGATGAAATAGCAGTAAAGGTTGGTGCCGAAGGTATGTATAAAAATACATATATTGTGCGTTTGGGTTTTATGGCACCGGGGCCGTACGAATATGCTGACTTCACGGCAGGCGCCGGCTACAGGCTGACCGGGCAGGAATATCAGGCTGAATTCAACTATGCACTGGTACACTATAAAAAGACTGATTTTGTCCATTACGTTGGCACTCAAGTGCGCTATGGCAGGTTAGATAAGGAACCACCACAAACTGCTGTAAAAGCAAGCCAGCGATATATTTCACCCAATACCGATGGTGTTCAGGATTTTGTACTATTTAATCTGAGTGTGAGTGATGCAAGTAAGATTGGCGGCTGGCGATTACAGATCAAAAATGAAGCAGGAACTGTAGTAAAGGAATTCAGGGTAAGCGATAGAGATGTTGAAGAATCGCTGACAGTAAAAAGCTTTATACAAAAGATATGGACTCCAAAGGAATCTGCCATGGTGCCTGAAACCATTTTCTGGGATGGCACAGATACTAATGCAAATGTGTTGCCGGATGGTGACTATGTGTATGCATTTATGGCATGGGACGAGCGTGATAACATATCACCAGAGGTTACCGGTGTAATTACTATTGATAATACTCCTCCCGTTGTTGAATTAGCTGTTGAAGACAGATTCTTTTCACCAAATAGCGATGGCCGTAAGGACACATTGAAGATAGTGCAAACAATAAAGACCCAAGGTAACGATGTGTGGCAGGCTTCTTTTATTGATAAAGAGGGCAAGCCAGTGAAAAAATACAGCTGGCAGGGCGCTGAAATTCCTAAAACACTGGTATGGGATGGGAAAGATGACGCTGGTAATGATGTCCCTGAGGGCCTGTATATCTATCAGATTCAATGCACCGACAATGCAGGCAATAAAGCACAGGCTCCAATTCGGGAAATCAGTTTAACCCGCCAGTACCAGACTGTTGATATCAGCGCATCACTGGAATATTTTTCATATGCATTACACAACACAATGGTATTTACTCCTATTGTCTCTGACACCAAAGACCTGGTTAAATGGCAACTATCGGTAACCAATGAAAAGGACAAGCCTGTATATCAGGCTCAAGGGCAATCAGTGCCAAAAACAATTACCTGGGACTGCAAAACAGATAAAGGCGAAAAGCTTAATGACGGCATCTATCGCTACAGATTCAGTGCTGAATATTTAAGTGGCAATAATCCACAGTCATTTGTAAAAACGTTTACCATTGATAGCACTCCACCTGAAGTTAATCTATCCTATGAACCTGATCTTTTCTCACCTGATGGTGATGGGGAAAATGATATTCTCACCATTACCCCATCGCTTAACGATAATGTTGGAGTCAGAAGCTGGGAATTGATAATTTATGCACCAGCGGGATATGTTTTTAAAACATTCAAAGGCACTGAAGTGCCTGCAGAGCTCAAGTGGGATGGCATTGGGGTAAACAACGAGCTTGTTGAATCTGCTGCGGATTACTTCATGGAACTATCGGCCACCGATATAACCGGAAATTTTGCAAAGACAAAACGTATAAAGTTACCCATTGATGTACTGGTCATGGTGACAGAACGGGGATTGAAGATTCGCATCAGTAACATTGAATTTGCATTTGACAGTGCAAAATTAACCGGAAAAGCATTCCCTATTTTAAACAGGGTTGCTGAGATATTGAATAAATACGAAAAATACAATGTTCTGATTGAAGGCCACACCGATGACATTGGCGAAGAACAGTATAACCTGAAGCTTTCTGAAGCGCGAGCTCAGTCGGTTATGGATTACCTTATTAAAAAGGGCATTGATAAAAAACGTTTATCTTCACGCGGCATGGGGGAAACATCACCATTTTTACCCAACACAAGCGTTGAAAACCGGAGGCGAAACCGCCGTGTTGAATTTTTATTAGTAAAGCCTGAAGATGAACAGGTAAAGTAA
- a CDS encoding HAD-IIB family hydrolase, whose amino-acid sequence MDVFPIVFSDIDGTILDYTTYSYTLSLPAIQKLVGRGIPLVLVSSKTYAEMLKLNKTLSLTYPFIFENGAGIAHPDGSYTISGKSTNQLAQYKPVIEQVCGNVQWADSLSLQELSAYTGLSIQEVKDMMTRMASVLCIAPDPLDIESINKKLAHYGIAITTGGRFFTIIDSTVNKGNAVQVIQTMYREKYPTIYSYAIGDGINDTDMFTVVDEAYFVGRKNLWKTIKKLCPVIHKTKKTGPGGFSEVIDKILKNYSLT is encoded by the coding sequence ATGGATGTGTTCCCTATTGTATTTTCAGATATAGACGGGACCATTCTTGATTACACCACATATTCATATACGCTATCCCTGCCGGCAATACAAAAACTTGTCGGCAGGGGCATACCTCTTGTTCTGGTATCAAGCAAAACGTATGCTGAAATGCTGAAGCTAAACAAAACGCTTTCACTTACATACCCGTTTATCTTTGAAAACGGTGCGGGGATTGCTCATCCTGATGGCTCTTACACCATCTCTGGTAAATCAACAAACCAGTTGGCACAGTATAAGCCTGTGATTGAACAGGTGTGTGGTAATGTACAGTGGGCAGATAGCCTTTCATTGCAGGAACTATCGGCATATACCGGGCTTTCCATACAAGAAGTTAAGGATATGATGACACGCATGGCATCTGTGTTATGCATAGCACCTGACCCACTAGATATTGAAAGCATTAATAAAAAACTTGCCCACTATGGTATTGCCATAACAACCGGTGGAAGGTTTTTTACTATTATTGATAGCACGGTGAATAAAGGTAATGCAGTCCAGGTTATACAGACAATGTACCGGGAAAAGTATCCAACCATATACTCATATGCGATAGGCGATGGCATCAATGACACCGATATGTTTACTGTAGTTGATGAAGCCTATTTTGTGGGAAGAAAAAATTTATGGAAAACCATAAAGAAGCTATGCCCTGTAATACATAAAACAAAAAAAACTGGACCTGGCGGGTTTAGTGAGGTGATAGACAAAATTTTAAAAAATTATTCGCTAACTTGA